One window of the Anopheles cruzii chromosome 2, idAnoCruzAS_RS32_06, whole genome shotgun sequence genome contains the following:
- the LOC128267227 gene encoding neuralized-like protein 4 yields the protein MTPTVATFHRRCGKRITLTNGNRTAMRNVSEFNHGLVLSAEPLLDDVLFEVQIDEKIQAWSGSIEIGVTTVNPESAELPPCATKLRNSTWVMSGISVLKDGLLLVESYGTDLEKLAEGDRVGVQRTSRGGLVFYVNGEPQGIAARDLPRPVYALVNLYGKCAQVSISSDPQPGGGGEHSSLGVISGGPQEDGECVTTGTGTSSQQNVSQNIDRPMSVEMSVNGDRVTSSSMVGGSTTAASTVIGGIAETGPDPNDKLRFHTRCGSLVKLSANCRTAERRRPLDEFNNGVVMTHRPLWDNELFEIRIDRLVDKWSGSIEVGVTTHCPSALQFPATMTNLRSGTIMMSGCGILTNGKGTRREYGEFNLDELREGDRVGMMRKANGNLHYYINGRDQGVAATRVAQTLWGVIDLYGMTIKVTIVDRDEREQRNLVTRRNHMLMTGTVQELPLALAAPASHTVGSPSEAADCSPSAIDRLLFHPMCGSHASVTHSGRTALRPNASDDFNNGVVLTRRPLRPNELFQVRLERVVTKWAGSIEMGVTTHSPTELDFPFTMTNVRSGTWMMTGNGVMHNGITVIEQYGQNLDRLQVGDRVGVVRKDDGTLHFWVNGIDQGPAATNVAERVYGVIDLYGQAAQASIVDTSECGTPDTGNSTISNTTLFPCATSGGGGVGIGGGAGSGPLSGEPKMRFNTAVHGRNAHILASGLTACRPKALAEFNDAIVFSSRPLRQRELFEIVLETVVDRWNGSIEIGVTAMRPDELSLPSTATDLEHDTIMVSGTTLLLNGFTVRSDLPFDLDALGQGSRVGVMRNGDAIHFFVNGTDLGSFYESRAPNLYAVVDLYGQCAQVSITAPVYQPGGGTAGAGVGATAGALQSLADLRAPYAISENSQSLQATSVIQPMALVESKHRWSCITGNSVTLMHNWTLAARCTRSSLSHCLVFSDRPLVPGETFEIRITEMNALYAGCLRVGATDLNLSDEHVRKNIPISMRRIPANVWYVSGNEVRHNSTLLQRSLASLEWLRVGDRIAIELTPARTLRILLNSEDMNIGFTNLPDQQADVFAVVELIGSTMAVQVISSQGPTSPLRPCSLRLQDSLELGLDPLNKQDSMLESIDSDSLAMEFSELHLGKNVTLHDDRKSAARAQSYNQAIVCLSKPLCKGHSVSVRINSTNTQWKGTIAVGALGVAPGTGQQFPFPTSAILFRRPCWIATHDYVNINGTKTQSRYGEVLDAIVPGTIITLTLTHAGSLLISCGSTQLDELASGLPHHVYPVFDLYGKCERLTIVSGDPKNGSPIEEELGVLPNEPARLANGVSGAAAGGGPSLGTAGAGGDPFGAGSAGGGLENGENVPQCEKADLEVHEKETDQTAAAIAGGSSSNAMSRSVMDCVSENLLMNISIKIRTANEARNQELSNSCCLRDSLQLQHSTNLNIQRSQSTHRFNASMLGSFDSNRGGAAGGGMDEQSRSMSSGNYDEGFEDYQRPAAGVAGGGAASDAGATAEREENTDPNYLDDVGSNAEFSMTHAAGASGGDPDGSDTNLSAENNGPATGETLAAVAAAAGGDEEECYRTREEHRRSKMELLMAGHGAASGSASSLPTIMQRLAPEGAEDEDEARQHMPVRSGSVSLPPSVMLDRPTVLENRDCDYLKLVIGFKRALMLPEAFFACDPYRCYCPGCYPTTAVVSGSGSERYAGVRKNWVRFRLNQQTVQGGTSGAIVSTVDDLVWTTAFYNTRVDKIRSVLDHGQPLPIETGHSLADPSLGAASNDNFIPGTHILLRSFPDATEPAASRGTGTRHRYMANGQCYRICTAFEVRVRSQSLSAVDHLSGDPRLMAHDACAGSTPTGSGAPTAASSTSNNNAANNDITFRSWTTKEADACVLTALLLCLAPM from the exons ATGACCCCGACCGTGGCCACCTTTCACCGACGGTGCGGCAAACGCATTACGCTGACCAACGGCAACCGGACGGCGATGCGAAATGTGAGTGAGTTTAACCACGGGCTGGTGCTGTCGGCGGAACCGCTCCTGGACGATGTACTGTTTGAGGTCCAAATCGACGAGAAG ATACAAGCGTGGAGCGGCAGCATCGAGATCGGGGTGACGACCGTCAATCCGGAGTCGGCCGAGTTGCCACCGTGCGCGACCAAGCTCCGCAACTCAACTTGGGTGATGTCAGGCATCTCGGTGCTGAAGgacgggctgctgctggtcgaaTCGTACGGTACCGATCTGGAGAAGCTGGCGGAAGGAGACCGCGTCGGCGTGCAGCGGACATCGCGCGGTGGGCTCGTATTTTACGTGAACGGTGAACCGCAAGGAATTGCTGCCCGTGATCTTCCGCGCCCGGTGTACGCCCTGGTCAACCTGTACGGCAAATGTGCTCAGGTTTCCATCTCTTCCGATCCCcaacccggtggtggcggggagCATTCTTCCCTCGGGGTGATTAGCGGAGGACCGCAGGAAGACGGCGAATGCGTCACCACGGGCACCGGAACGTCGTCCCAGCAAAACGTCTCCCAGAATATCGACCGTCCGATGTCGGTGGAAATGTCGGTAAATGGTGACCGCGTAACATCGTCCTCGATGGTCGGCGGCAGCACCACGGCTGCCAGCACCGTGATAGGGGGCATCGCTGAGACCGGGCCTGACCCGAACGATAAGCTTCGGTTTCATACTCGCTGCGGGTCTCTCGTAAAGCTGAGCGCAAACTGTCGTACGGCCGAACGGCGGAGGCCGCTAGATGAGTTTAACAACGGAGTGGTGATGACGCACCGGCCCCTGTGGGACAACGAGCTGTTTGAGATACGCATCGATCGGCTGGTGGACAAGTGGTCCGGATCGATCGAGGTCGGAGTCACGACTCACTGCCCGTCGGCGTTGCAGTTCCCGGCAACGATGACCAACTTGCGGAGCGGCACCATCATGATGTCCGGCTGTGGCATCCTTACCAATGGGAAGGGGACACGCCGCGAGTACGGGGAGTTCAATCTGGACGAGCTGCGGGAAGGCGATCGCGTCGGGATGATGCGCAAGGCGAACGGCAATCTGCATTACTACATCAATGGGCGCGATCAGGGTGTGGCGGCAACCCGTGTGGCCCAGACGCTCTGGGGCGTGATTGATCTGTACGGTATGACGATCAAGGTGACGATCGTGGATCGCGATGAGCGCGAGCAGCGCAATCTGGTGACGCGCCGCAATCACATGCTGATGACGGGCACGGTCCAGGAGCTTCCGCTCGCCCTGGCTGCGCCGGCTTCACACACGGTCGGCAGTCCATCGGAGGCGGCCGACTGCAGTCcgtcggcgatcgatcggctacTGTTTCACCCGATGTGTGGTTCCCATGCGAGCGTCACACACAGTGGCCGGACCGCGCTGCGGCCGAATGCGTCGGACGATTTCAACAACGGCGTGGTCCTCACGAGACGTCCGCTGCGGCCGAACGAACTGTTTCAGGTGCGACTCGAGCGTGTCGTCACGAAGTGGGCCGGCTCGATCGAGATGGGCGTCACGACGCACAGCCCGACGGAGCTCGATTTTCCGTTCACCATGACGAACGTGCGCTCCGGAACGTGGATGATGACGGGGAACGGTGTGATGCACAATGGGATCACCGTGATCGAGCAGTATGGACAAAACCTCGATCGCTTGCAGGTCGGCGATCGTGTGGGGGTCGTGCGGAAGGATGACGGAACGCTCCACTTCTGGGTGAACGGGATCGACCAgggcccggcggcgacgaatGTGGCGGAGCGAGTATACGGAGTGATCGATTTGTATGGCCAGGCGGCTCAGGCCAGTATCGTCGACACGTCCGAGTGCGGAACGCCCGACACGGGCAACTCGACCATCTCCAACACGACGCTCTTCCCGTGTgccaccagcggcggcggtggcgtcggaaTCGGTGGCGGGGCCGGCAGCGGCCCTCTGTCCGGCGAGCCCAAGATGCGCTTCAATACGGCGGTCCACGGGCGCAACGCACACATTCTCGCCAGCGGACTGACCGCCTGCCGGCCGAAGGCGCTGGCCGAGTTTAACGATGCGATCGTGTTCAGCAGCCGACCGCTGCGCCAGCGGGAACTGTTCGAGATCGTACTCGAGACGGTGGTCGACCGGTGGAACGGCAGCATCGAGATCGGGGTGACGGCGATGCGGCCGGACGAGCTGAGTCTACcgagcaccgccaccgatctCGAGCACGATACGATCATGGTCTCCGGCACGACGCTCCTGCTGAATGGGTTTACCGTGCGCAGCGATCTTCCGTTCGATCTCGACGCCCTCGGGCAGGGTTCTCGCGTCGGGGTGATGCGCAACGGTGACGCGATCCACTTCTTCGTCAACGGCACCGATCTCGGTTCGTTCTACGAATCTCGGGCCCCGAACCTGTACGCCGTGGTCGATCTGTACGGTCAGTGCGCTCAGGTAAGCATTACGGCCCCTGTCTAtcagcccggcggcggcactgcagGAGCCGGCGTGGGGGCCACTGCTGGGGCGCTTCAATCCCTCGCCGATCTGCGGGCTCCGTACGCGATCAGTGAGAACTCACAGAGCTTGCAGGCCACCTCGGTCATTCAGCCGATGGCGCTCGTTGAGTCGAAGCACCGGTGGTCGTGTATCACCGGCAACAGTGTCACGCTGATGCACAACTGGACACTGGCCGCCCGGTGCACACGCAGCTCCCTGTCGCACTGTCTCGTCTTTTCCGACCGTCCGCTGGTGCCGGGCGAAACGTTCGAAATTCGCATCACGGAAATGAACGCTCTGTATGCCGGATGTTTGCGAGTCGGAGCGACGGATCTGAACCTGTCCGACGAGCATGTGCGCAAGAACATTCCGATCAGCATGCGCCGCATCCCGGCCAACGTGTGGTACGTGAGCGGGAACGAGGTGCGCCACAACTCGACGTTACTTCAGCGATCACTCGCCTCGCTCGAGTGGCTACGGGTTGGCGATCGGATCGCCATCGAGCTGACCCCGGCACGGACACTGCGCATTCTGCTCAACTCGGAGGACATGAACATTGGCTTTACGAATCTGCCCGACCAGCAGGCGGATGTGTTTGCGGTGGTCGAACTGATCGGTTCCACGATGGCCGTTCAGGTGATCTCATCACAGGGGCCCACGTCGCCGCTGCGGCCGTGCAGCCTGCGGCTACAGGATTCCCTCGAGCTTGGGCTCGATCCACTCAACAAGCAGGACTCGAtgctcgaatcgatcgattccgacAGTCTGGCGATGGAATTTTCCGAGTTGCACCTGGGCAAGAATGTGACGCTTCACGATGACCGGAAATCGGCCGCGAGAGCGCAGTCCTACAATCAGGCCATCGTGTGTCTCTCGAAGCCACTGTGTAAGGGTCACAGCGTGAGTGTACGcatcaacagcaccaacacGCAGTGGAAGGGTACGATCGCCGTTGGTGCACTCGGTGTtgcacccgggaccgggcagcAGTTTCCCTTCCCAACGTCGGCCATTCTGTTCCGCCGGCCGTGCTGGATTGCGACGCACGATTACGTGAACATTAACGGCACGAAAACGCAGTCCCGCTACGGTGAGGTGCTGGATGCGATCGTACCCGGCACGATCATTACGCTCACGCTTACGCACGCCGGAAGTTTGCTCATTAGCTGTGGCTCAACTCAGCTGGACGAGCTCGCCAGCGGCTTGCCGCACCACGTGTACCCGGTGTTCGATCTGTACGGAAAGTGTGAACGACTGACGATCGTCAGTGGCGATCCGAAGAATGGCAGTCCGATCGAAGAAGAGTTGGGTGTCCTGCCGAACGAACCGGCACGTCTCGCGAACGGCGTtagcggtgctgctgccggtggtgggcccTCCCTGGGAACtgccggtgctggcggtgatccgtttggtgccggatcggccggcggtgggttggaaaatggagaaaatgtTCCCCAGTGCGAGAAAGCCGATCTGGAGGtgcacgaaaaagaaacggaccAAACGGCCGCCGCGATCGCCGGTGGCTCCTCTTCGAACGCAAT GAGCCGCTCGGTGATGGATTGCGTGTCCGAGAATCTGCTGATGAATATTTCCATCAAAATCCGTACCGCCAACGAGGCACGCAATCAGGAACTGTCGAACTCGTG cTGTCTGCGGGAttcgttgcagttgcagcacTCGACCAATCTCAACATTCAACGCAGCCAAAGCACTCACCGTTTCAACGCCAGTATGTTGGGCAGCTTCGACAGCAACCGAGGGGGTGCCGCTGGCGGCGGAATGGACGAACAATCGCGATCGATGAGCTCGGGTAACTACGACGAAGGTTTCGAGGACTATCAGCGACCAGCGGCCGGGGTGGCGGGAGGTGGTGCCGCAAGCGACGCTGGTGCTACCGCCGAACGGGAAGAAAACACTGACCCCAACTATCTGGACGATGTGGGTTCGAACGCGGAATTCAGTATGACACAcgccgccggtgccagtggCGGCGATCCCGATGGAAGCGACACGAACTTGTCTGCCGAAAACAATGGCCCCGCGACCGGAGAAAcactggcggcggtggcggcggcagcaggcGGTGATGAGGAAGAATGCTACCGTACCCGGGAAGAGCACCGTCGATCCAAAATGGAACTGCTGATGGCCGGGCACGGTGCCGCTTCCGGGTCCGCATCGTCACTGCCAACCATCATGCAACGGTTGGCCCCGGAAGGGGCGGAAGATGAGGACGAAGCGCGACAGCACATGCCGGTACGTTCCGGGTCCGTGTCGTTGCCACCGTCGGTGAtgctcgaccgaccgacggtgctGGAGAACCGGGACTGTGACTATCTGAAGCTTGTGATCGGCTTCAAGCGGGCGCTGATGCTACCGGAAGCATTTTTTGCCTGCGATCCGTACCGTTGCTACTGTCCCGGGTGCTACCCGACGACAGCGGTGGTCAGCGGTAGTGGCAGTGAGAGGTATGCCGGTGTGCGCAAGAACTgggtccgcttccggttgaacCAACAAACGGTACAGGGCGGTACAAGTGGGGCCATCGTTAGTACGGTCGATGATCTCGTTTGGACAACGGCGTTCTACAATACGCGAGTGGATAAGATCCGCTCGGTGCTGGACCATGGCCAGCCGTTGCCGATCG AAACGGGACATTCGTTAGCGGACCCATCGCTCGGGGCAGCTTCGAACGATAATTTCATTCCCGGCACACACATTCTGCTTCGCTCGTTTCccgacgccaccgaaccggcAGCCAGCCGGGGCACCGGGACACGGCACCGCTATATGGCCAACGGTCAGTGCTATCGAATTTGTACCGCATTCGAGGTACGCGTACGCTCTCAATCCCTGTCGGCCGTGGATCACCTAAGCGGCGATCCACGTCTGATGGCCCATGATGCATGTGCCGGAAGCACACCGACCGGCTCGGGAgccccgacggcggccagcagcacgaGCAACAACAATGCCGCCAACAATGATATTACATTCCGCTCGTGGACCACGAAGGAAGCGGACGCTTGCGTTCTGACCGCCCTGCTCCTTTGCTTGGCACCGATGTAG
- the LOC128277895 gene encoding T-cell immunomodulatory protein: protein MESQVLLPFGRSLFYLLVSGLLLSATARGGDIIDITSQAFDKLTDAIPAAYGDFNSDELTDVFVLRNNFHTLQILLGSEDKPLLQEGPRCDYRNHRITSIVPGDFDGDAYMDVLFTVQHEGSSIEDYTYVYINWGSSEQMNCTAEDEKPLIEMIGQPLALDYDNDFIIDLFGMDMKRQRTFWIFKKPDDTGRGGPFPVRLDNGKHGSELSIPHSHAIIDLDKDFSADLFLTTTTGFEVWHGTESARKFVYSHKIDFPDGNYNKHVGRAIFLDVELDGSLLPVFPMCFDAKCVNSSILVYHGNHLHDLQIDFKDDHNDAWHFVVPDRSNWATQTITLRGGDFNLDGYPDLLATLTKTGDQMQTFLLENVPCEKSACNHMTRTFAVRWKALAPFSNGTMIGSFFDFYNDGILDAIFVERYGNSTRPVAFRNSLDYDANFVKVIVLTGLSNRSGPKKLTPLGRKKRTFGTNLPGPRIEYNTTTQDGEPQHGASAQLPQSAYLSLHLPFTTFGLGRTPNFVDTLTVGLSNHSRTWTQLIPNSQMIVVPNPIEEPERWKAQLFVTPSKLILMSVIALSGICLVILLLILILYAKEKREDRIQRSLEAHRFHFDAM from the coding sequence ATGGAGTCCCAGGTTCTACTTCCATTCGGGCGGTCTTTATTTTACCTGCTGGTCAGTGGTTTACTACTCTCGGCTACGGCACGAGGCGGTGACATTATCGACATCACTAGCCAGGCGTTCGACAAGCTGACCGATGCGATCCCTGCGGCATACGGAGATTTCAACTCGGACGAGTTGACCGACGTGTTTGTGCTGCGAAACAACTTCCACACGCTCCAGATACTGCTCGGCAGTGAGGACAAACCGTTACTGCAGGAGGGCCCGCGATGCGACTACCGGAACCATCGGATTACGAGCATAGTGCCGGGCGATTTCGATGGCGACGCTTACATGGACGTGCTTTTTACCGTACAGCACGAGGGCAGTTCTATCGAGGATTACACGTACGTTTACATCAACTGGGGATCCTCGGAGCAGATGAACTGCACGGCGGAGGACGAAAAGCCGCTGATCGAGATGATTGGCCAACCGCTGGCACTGGACTACGATAACGATTTCATCATCGATCTCTTCGGCATGGACATGAAGCGGCAGCGAACGTTTTGGATCTTCAAAAAACCAGACGATACCGGCCGGGGAGGCCCCTTTCCGGTGCGGCTGGACAACGGGAAGCACGGATCGGAGCTCTCGATACCGCACTCACACGCCATTATCGATCTGGATAAGGACTTCAGTGCGGATCTGTttctcacgacgacgaccgggttCGAGGTgtggcacggaacggaaagcgcGCGCAAGTTTGTGTACAGCCACAAGATAGACTTTCCGGACGGCAACTACAACAAGCACGTCGGCCGAGCCATCTTTCTCGACGTGGAACTCGACGGCAGCTTGCTGCCCGTGTTTCCGATGTGCTTCGATGCGAAGTGCGTCAACTCGAGCATCCTGGTGTACCACGGGAACCATCTGCACGACCTGCAGATCGACTTCAAGGACGACCACAACGATGCGTGGCACTTTGTGGTCCCGGACCGTTCAAACTGGGCCACGCAAACGATCACACTCCGGGGCGGCGACTTCAATCTCGACGGTTATCCGGATTTGCTGGCCACGCTCACCAAAACGGGTGACCAGATGCAAACCTTTCTGCTGGAGAATGTGCCGTGCGAGAAGAGTGCCTGCAATCACATGACCCGCACGTTCGCCGTCCGGTGGAAAGCGTTGGCCCCGTTTTCAAACGGAACGATGATCGGTTCGTTTTTCGACTTCTACAACGACGGCATCCTGGATGCGATCTTTGTCGAGCGGTACGGCAACAGCACCCGGCCGGTAGCGTTCCGTAATTCTCTCGATTACGATGCCAACTTTGTGAAGGTGATCGTGCTGACGGGGCTCAGCAATCGGAGCGGACCGAAGAAACTGACGCCACTCGGGCGAAAGAAACGTACATTCGGTACGAACCTACCGGGGCCACGGATCGAGTACAACACGACGACGCAGGACGGTGAGCCACAGCACGGCGCATCGGCCCAGCTCCCGCAGTCGGCATACCTTTCGTTGCACCTTCCGTTCACCACGTTTGGGTTGGGCCGGACACCGAACTTTGTCGATACGCTTACGGTGGGACTGTCGAACCATTCGCGCACCTGGACGCAGCTTATTCCCAACTCGCAGATGATCGTCGTCCCGAACCCGATCGAGGAGCCGGAACGGTGGAAGGCGCAACTATTCGTGACACCGAGCAAGCTGATCCTGATGAGCGTCATTGCGCTCAGTGGCATCTGCCTGGTAATACTGCTGCTGATTCTCATCCTGTACGCGAAGGAGAAGCGCGAAGATCGAATACAGCGATCACTTGAAGCGCATCGATTCCATTTTGACGCAATGTAA
- the LOC128275310 gene encoding transcription termination factor 2: MSDEDVLVEQSADEESYSSNNQSSRISQYQNGESITIDETDSDGESDVVVSSRADSEDESLIIRLKKRQSKRMSMHPRQAESDDDSDRARQSTQSNDPELTEDGDDEEDKEVEYRAYSPATRRSIYGVRSTSTEEESDSNGNGSESDDGEIIAVRRSTRKMLVISDDEDEEEDKPTEVPRNNSRKGQSSFECSLTMHSFDAENDPDPAKLSSTLNEAEDESRGRSVSAPGQTNDGRQSLSHQSADDSISSKLSSTLNSEKAFQPRGTGGDRHSISIRASIGEKISSTHIKDASPTDGEPTDGRAADESSSVELIEKSEEIFCVSSGDEGSPVKPVVAPQPVRKSVPQPMVQPTLPAFVRERVSQSDYDANIRRMADLKSQLVLGEGMLRNAAKLPDGGASLVRRLGDIKQQIFALSKEMEVSRPTPSKKGIKQAIRQQFEQGVHHISWDAIKKAADDAVPLYTGKKGIATFENQKMLTMDRLQTLHKSIETCPTEDTLADPPQLLQIELMGHQRHALAWMLWRESQKPRGGILADDMGLGKTLSMISLLLKANELDPDGENLAGSGSDESEDEQQEGKAKGGWLAKGRRDHYVGGTLVVCPASLMRQWEGEITKYVKRNSLAVCVHHGTQRDSKPRYLAKYDVVITTYNLVSREHKSRGGGAVFGVNWERLILDEAHTIRNHKSAMSEACCALRGRFRWALTGTPIQNKEMDVYALLKFLRCTPFDDLVHWKRWVDNKKADGTMRLNTIMKSIMLRRTKKQLQERGTLNSLPSKSIELIEVELEKDEMNVYQKVLLYSTTLFAQFLHQKAEKEQLNSYGYGYGYGERQTQAHRGVTNAFEKVHQKLKRMHNGDGGGAVKQVEILVLLLRLRQICCHPGLIDKMLSDDEGNFDVSGADDSTANDLDLLGQLNKLKLDDVIAEQEALAEKGTTDLGAAAISLNLSDELAPAISKASSKLMLKSNPVFNLGRVSSKIDKMLQLLEAKILGTDDKAIIVSQWTSVLEIVGSHLSARNVRHVSLTGKVPVKFRNDIVTDFNKPSRKTQIMLLSLTAGGVGLNLVGANHLLLLDPHWNPQLEAQAQDRIYRVGQTKPVHIWKFVCKETVEQKIHALQQHKLAIADGVLTGTSSKGSKLTIDDLKSLFGL; this comes from the exons ATGTCTGACGAGGACGTTCTTGTGGAGCAGTCGGCGGACGAGGAATCGTATTCCA GCAACAATCAATCGTCCCGTATCAGCCAGTATCAAAACGGGGAGTCGATCACGATCGATGAAA CCGATTCAGACGGCGAATCTGATGTTGTGGTTAGCAGTCGTGCCGATAGTGAGGATGAAAGTTTGATCATCCGCCTGAAGAAGCGTCAAAGCAAACGAATGTCGATGCACCCGAGACAGGCGGAATCGGACGATGACAGCGACCGTGCCCGCCAATCCACTCAAAGCAACGATCCGGAACTGACGGAAGATGGCGATGACGAGGAGGACAAGGAGGTGGAGTATCGGGCGTACTCCCCGGCGACACGCCGAAGTATCTACGGTGTGCGATCGACCTCAACGGAGGAAGAAAGTGATtcgaacggcaacggcagcgagagcgacgacggcgaaatCATCGCTGTTCGTCGGAGCACCCGAAAAATGCTCGTTATTTccgacgatgaggacgaggaggaagatAAACCCACCGAAGTCCCACGGAACAATTCCCGTAAGGGGCAAAGCTCTTTCGAATGCTCGCTAACAATGCATAGTTTCGACGCAGAGAACGACCCGGACCCTGCAAAGCTCTCATCCACGTTGAATGAGGCCGAGGACGAAAGCCGTGGTCGCTCCGTGTCTGCGCCAGGTCAGACCAACGATGGCCGGCAATCGCTTTCGCACCAGTCGGCGGACGATTCGATTAGCTCCAAGCTCTCGTCGACTTTGAACAGTGAAAAAGCGTTTCAGCCACGGGGCACCGGCGGCGATCGACATTCGATCAGCATCCGAGCTTCGATTGGAGAGAAGATTTCTTCGACGCACATAAAAGACGCATcgccgacggacggagagCCAACCGATGGTCGGGCAGCGGATGAGTCAAGTAGCGTTGAGTTGATTGAAAAATCGGAAGAAATTTTTTGTGTCAGTAGTGGCGACGAAGGGTCGCCGGTAAAACCGGTAGTTGCGCCACAGCCTGTACGTAAAAGTGTTCCCCAACCGATGGTACAGCCCACTCTGCCGGCGTTCGTACGAGAGCGGGTGTCCCAGAGCGATTACGATGCAAATATTCGCCGGATGGCCGATCTGAAATCGCAACTCGTGCTGGGCGAAGGCATGCTTCGGAATGCTGCCAAACTCCCGGACGGCGGAGCCAGTTTGGTGCGCCGTCTGGGCGACATTAAACAGCAAATCTTCGCGCTCTCCAAGGAGATGGAAGTTTCGCGACCCACACCGTCGAAGAAGGGTATCAAGCAAGCGATCCGCCAGCAGTTCGAGCAAGGCGTG CACCACATTAGCTGGGATGCGATCAAAAAAGCGGCCGATGACGCTGTACCGCTGTACACGGGCAAGAAGGGCATTGCGACGTTCGAGAACCAAAAGATGCTCACGATGGATCGTCTGCAGACGCTGCACAAGTCGATCGAAACGTGCCCGACCGAGGACACGTTGGCCGATCCGCCGCAGCTGCTCCAGATCGAGCTGATGGGTCACCAGCGGCACGCCCTGGCGTGGATGTTGTGGCGCGAATCGCAAAAGCCGCGCGGTGGCATCTTGGCCGACGATATGGGTCTCGGTAAGACGCTAAGCATGATCTCGTTGCTACTGAAAGCGAACGAACTGGACCCGGACGGTGAAAATCTGGCCGGAAGTGGTAGCGACGAGAGCGAAGATGAGCAACAGGAGGGCAAAGCAAAGGGCGGTTGGTTGGCTAAAGGAAGGCGCGATCACTACGTCGGCGGCACTCTGGTCGTGTGTCCGGCCTCGCTGATGCGCCAGTGGGAAGGGGAGATAACGAAGTACGTCAAGCGCAATTCGCTGGCCGTGTGTGTCCATCACGGAACGCAGCGAGACTCGAAACCGCGCTACCTGGCAAAGTACGACGTGGTCATCACGACCTACAACCTTGTCTCGCGCGAGCATAAGTCACGTGGAGGAGGTGCCGTGTTTGGCGTTAACTGGGAGCGACTGATCTTGGACGAGGCGCACACCATCCGCAATCATAAGTCGGCCATGTCGGAGGCTTGCTGTGCGCTCCGCGGACGTTTCCGCTGGGCACTGACGGGAACACCGATCCAGAACAAAGAGATGGATGTGTACGCTCTGCTCAAGTTTCTGCGCTGCACACCGTTCGACGATCTGGTGCACTGGAAGCGTTGGGTGGACAATAAGAAAGCCGACGGTACGATGCGGCTGAACACGATCATGAAGTCGATCATGTTGCGCCGGACGAAGAAACAGCTGCAAGAGCGCGGTACCCTCAACAGTCTGCCCTCGAAGTCGATCGAGCTGATCGAGGTGGAGCTGGAGAAGGACGAAATGAACGTCTACCAGAAGGTGCTCCTCTACTCGACCACACTGTTCGCCCAGTTCCTGCATCAAAAGGCCGAGAAAGAGCAGCTGAATTCGTACGGTTACGGTTACGGTTACGGCGAACGGCAAACGCAGGCTCACCGGGGCGTCACGAATGCCTTCGAGAAGGTGCACCAGAAGCTGAAACGAATGcacaacggcgacggtggtggtgcggtgaaGCAGGTTGAGATTTTGGTGCTCCTGTTGCGCCTCCGGCAAATCTGTTGCCACCCGGGGCTGATCGACAAGATGCTGAGCGATGACGAGGGAAACTTTGATGTCTCCGGTGCCGACGATTCGACGGCCAACGATCTCGATCTGCTGGGGCAGCTGAACAAACTGAAGCTAGACGATGTCATTGCCGAGCAGGAAGCGCTAGCGGAGAAAGGGACAACCGATTTAGGGGCGGCGGCGATATCGTTAAACCTTTCCGACGAGCTCGCGCCGGCCATCTCGAAGGCATCCTCGAAGCTAATGCTAAAGTCGAACCCGGTCTTCAATCTCGGACGCGTCAGCTCGAAGATCGACAAAATGCTGCAGCTGTTGGAGGCGAAAATCCTGGGCACCGACGATAAGGCAATCATCGTGTCGCAGTGGACGAGCGTGCTGGAGATCGTAGGGTCCCATCTGTCCGCCCGGAATGTGCGACACGTTTCGCTCACCGGAAAGGTGCCGGTGAAGTTTCGAAATGACATCGTAACGGACTTCAACAAACCGTCGCGAAAAACGCAG